GAGCGGGTGCTCTACCGACGCCTCACGAGCTTGGGGATGGCCAACGCCAACGATTATTTGGTGCGCTTGGAAGAAGGCGTTCTGGGCAGCAACGAGGAGCGGGAGTTGGCGACGCTGCTGACCGTCGGTGAGACTCATTTCTTCCGCAACCGGGAGCAATTCTCGGCGTTTACGGAGCGGGTGATCCCGGAGCTCTTGGAGAGCCGTCCCCGTTCCCAATCCCTGCGCATCCTCTCGGCGGGCTGCGCCAGCGGCGAGGAACCCTACTCCCTCGCCATGGTCATGGCCCACTACTGGCCGGCGCTGCTGGAGCGGGTGGAGATCACCGGTCTCGATCTCGACGGCCGGGCACTGGATCACGCCCAGGAGGGGAGCTACTCTCGCTGGTCGCTGCGCAGCACTCCCGAGGAGATGCAGCACGCTTATTTTCGTCAGCGCGGGGATCGCTTCATCCTCTCGCCGAGGATCCGCTCCATGGTGCGTCTGGAGCAGCGCAATCTGGCTCACGAGGACGGGAACTTTTTCGGCCGCTCGCGCTTCGACGTCATTTTCTGCCGCAACGTGATCATCTATTTCCGCTTTTCTCTGACCCGGGATCTGATTCAACGGTTCTCCCGGTCTCTGGAGCCCGACGGCTTTCTCTTCCTCGGCCACACCGAGACCCTGCGCGGCATCAGTCAAGACTTTCAGGTCGAGCACACCCACGGCACCTTCTACTATCGGCGCCAGCCTGCTGAGACTTCGCAGGCTGAGGCCGATGGCAAGGATTCGACGGTGGCCCGAGGATTCCGGGGCGACACCGTGGCCTCGGGAGCGGTATCATCCTCGGCCCCGCCGCGGCGGCGGTTGGCGGGGGTGGACGGCCCCGGGAACGAGACGGCCGCCGTCGCCGAAGAGCCGGGGGAAGGGCTGAACGGGCGGGATCGCCGAGCTCGGGTTCTGGAACTGATGAACCTGGAGCGCTTCGATCAGGCTCTCGAGTTGGCGGAGGAGTTGGCTCGCCAGCACCCGGAGGATGTGGATTCCTGGACTTTGTTGGCGGTGTTGTTAACCAATCGCGGGGACGTGGCCCGGGCGCGGCTGGCCTGCCGGGAAATTCAACAGTTAGACGGCCTCCACGCCGGCGCCCGCTATTTGCTGGCGTTGTGCGCCGAGCTGGAAGGGGATTTGCGGGAAGCGCGGCGGCAGGACGAAACGGCCTTGCACCTCGATCAAGATTTCACCATGGCCCACCTGCACCTCGGGCGGTTGGCGATGCGGCGGGGAGATTCGGAGCAGGCCCAGGAGCATCTGGAGAAGGCTGAGCGGTTGCTCGCCGGCACTGAGTCGGCGCAGCTCCTGCTCTACGGCGGCGGTTTCCGCCGGGAGGCGCTGGTGGAGCTCTGCCGGGCTCAGCTGGCCACCCTGGAGGAAACGGGTCTGGAGGAAGACGCGTGAGCGGGCCGGCGGCGGATGCCCGGGAGGAGCCGGTGGCGGTGGAAAGGCTGCGTCGGGAATTCGACGATGCCTTCGCCGAGCCTTGGGAGGACGCCCGCAGGCCGCAGATCCGCTACCTGGGGGTGCGCTGCGGTCAGCGGTGGTTGGCCATCGACGTTTCTCAGCTGCTGACCTTCCATTCCCGCGGCGAGGTCGTGCCGCTGCCCACGTCGCTGCCCCAGCTCTTGGGATTGAGCAGTGTCGAGGGCAAGCTCTACCCCTGTTACTCGCTAGCGGAGTTGTTGAGCTTGGAAGCTCGGCGCGCCCACTGGTTGTTGTTGTGCCGGGAGGCGCCGGTGGCCCTAGCCGTCGAAGAGGTCGTAGGGTTGTTCTTGGTGGATGCGGAGAGCGAGGCTGACTTGGACGAAGCTGCGGCCGACAGCAGCCCGGATTCCCCTCGCCGCCGCAAGCCCGCCAAGGAAGCAAGGGGAGGTTCGCCGATCACCGGTCGGATCCAGTACGAGGGACAGGAGTTCTCGGTGCTGAGCATTTCCGCCGTGCTCGAAGATCTACGCGAGCTCATCGGAGAGGAAAGGACTTAGACAATGTTTCATTGGAGCTTTGGCCAGCGCTTGGGCGCCGGCTTTCTGGCCTGCGTGGTGCTCTTGGGGGTGGTGGCGGTGGTGGGAATCAAATCCACCGACATCATCGCCAGTGCCGAGCAAGAAGTGGTGCGGCATTACCGCGCACTGCTCGAGATCGAGCAGCTGCGGGGCCGGGTGCACGAGGAGTCGGCGGCCTTTCGTGCCTATGTGATCACCGGCGAGGATCGTTTCCTCAATCGTCTGCACCAGGCGCGGCTGGCGCTGGACTTGGACGAGGACGAGATCGGCGAGCTGATGCTCGGCGAGGAGCACGAGCTGCTGGGGCAGATCCTCGACGCCAACCGGCTGTGGATCGATACGGTGGAGAACATCGTCTCCGAGACCGAAGGGCTCAGCGAGCGAGCTCTGGAGGCGCGCTTCGACACCGAGGCCCGGCCGCAATTCGAGTCGCTGATGAAGCTCATCGACTCCTTCGTCTCCAACAAGAAGACGGCGATCAAGGGGCAGGTGGAGAATACCGACCAGCGCACCCGCAGCGCCCGCTCGCTGCTCATCGCCCTCGCCACCCTCGCCACCATCATCGCCATGGGCATTTCCCTGGCCCTCTCGCGGCGGCTCAACAACGAGCTGGACAATGCGGTCTCGCGGATCCAGAGCTCGGTGGTGGAGCTCGACGTGGCGTCCGGCCAGCAGGCTCAGAGCGCCCGGGAGCAGGCCACCGCGACGGTGCAGGTGACCTCCACGCTACGCGAGCTGGTGGCGGCGTCGAAGCAGATTTCGGAGAACGCGGCGCAGGTGGCGTCGCTGTCCCAGGAGGCGGCGCGCTCCGCCGACCAGGGGGTCGACGCCGTCTCCGGCATGGACACCGGCATGACCACCATCCGCAATCAGGTGGACGCGGTGGTCGAGCACATGCTCGAGCTGGGCAAGCAGTCCCAGCGCGCCGGCGGCATCTTGGACATCATCAACGAGCTGTCGGAGCAGACCAACATTCTGGCCATCAACGCCACCATCGAAGCGGTGGGGGCCGGCGAGGCGGGCAAGCGATTCACCGTAGTGGCGGACGAGATCCGGCGACTGGCGGATCGGGTAGGGGAGTCGAGCCGGGAGATTCGCCAGCTCATCGACGACATGCGGGCGGCGGCCAACACCACGGTGATGGTGACCGAGGAAGGCTCCAAGGCGGTGGACGAGGGCAGCCGTTCGGTGTCCCGCATCACCGACCTCTGGCGCAAGATCGCCGACGGCGTCTCCAACACCGCCGAGGCAGCCCGGGAGATCGAGCTCAGCACCCAGCAGCAGACCACCGCCGTCGAGCAGGTCAACGCTGCTCTGTTGGAGGTCTCCCAGGGTGCTCGGGAGGGCGAGGTCACCGCCGAACAGGCGCGTTCCATGTCCCGAGAGCTGGCGGAGCTGGCGGAGTCTTTGGCCCGGCTGGTAGGCAAAGAAAATCGCACCTCGGAGAGCTGATCCTTGGCGCAGGATCCCTATCGCTACTTTCGCATCGAGGCAGCGGAGCTCCACGAGCGCCTGTCTCAGGGGCTCTTGGATCTGGAGGATGATCCGCAGCCGGAGCCAGTAGCGGGGTTGCTGAGGACCGCCCACACCCTCAAAGGCGCCGCCCGGGTGGTGAGCCTGGACGATGCGGCGCGGCTGGCCCATGCCCTGGAGGATCAGCTGGCGGCCTGGCGGGATGCTCGCGCCGCCAGTGACTCCACGAACCCTTCGAAGATCAGCCTGCAGCCCTTGTTTCGCACCGTCGACGAGATCGGCGCGGAGCTGCAGCGGGTGCTGGCTCCTGCCGAGGGCGCTTCCGGAGCTTCTGCGGGAGGCTCTGGGGCCTCCGTGGCGCCGGGCTCGGCCTCCGATCCTCGGCCAGGAGAGGCCGATGGACCCGGTGCCGACGCCGGCGGTGCTGCTCCCGGCGTCGGCGAGGACTCGGCTCCCAGCGTCGCCGCCCCGGCGCCCGCGCCGGTGGCGAGCTCGCCGCTGGATCTCCTCGGGCTCGAAGACCTGATGCACCGTACGTTGGCGATCACCGGCCGGGTGGCGCGCAGTCAACGCGCCCTCGAGGATCTGCGGCGGCACAGCGCTCCCGGCGCCGAGGAGGATCCGGTGGCGGTGGTCGCCGACGAGCTGGAGGCGGTGGTGGCCTCTCTGGGGGAGATTCGCGACGGCGTCGAAGAGCTCAGCCTGGTGGCCGCCGCCGAGCTGCTCAACTCCCTGCGGCGGGCGGCCCGGGATATCGCCCAGGCTCAGGGCAAGCAGATCACCGTGCGGCTGGTCGGGCGCGAGGCGCGCTTCGACGCCGAGCTGGCGTCGGCGTTGCGGGATATCTTGATCCACGCCGTCACCAACGCCGTGACCCACGGCGTGACCACGGAGGATCGGGGGCACCTGACCCTCAGCTGTCAGCGGGAAGGGGGCCTGGTGGTCTTCCGGGTGATCGACGACGGCCCGGGCATCAATGCCGCCGCTCTGCTCAGCTCCGCTCGCTCCCAAGGCGCCCTCGCGGCGGACGAGGGCGACGATTGGGAGCTCGAAGAGATCGCCCAGCTGGCGTTCCAGCCGGGGGTCACCACCGCTTCGGGAGTCGATCACCTGGCCGGCCGGGGGATCGGTCTGGACGCTCTGCGCCAGCGGGTGGAGGGCCTCCAGGGAGAGGTGCGGCTCCTGCCCGGAGATCCCGCCGGGTCGGTGCTGGAGATCCGGACGCCGTTTTCCTCCTACGCGGTGCCGGCGCTCTACGCCCGCGCCTGCGGCCGCCGCTTCGCCCTGCCTCTGCACGCCGTGGCGGAGGTGCGGCCCTTGCCGCTGCGGGCCGCCACCGGAGACGAGCTGCTGGTGGACGACGTGCCGATCCCGCTGGGAGCACCGCGGCGGGCTCTGCATCTGGACGTGCCCACCGGCGAATACCGGGTGGCGGTGGTCTTGCGCCACGGAATGCGGCAGGCCGCTCTGGGGGTGGATCGGGTGGAAGAAGTGGAAGAGCTGGCGGTGCTGCCCTTGCCGCCGTGGACCGCCCCGGCGCCGGCGGTGGCGGGTATCGGCCGAGGCCGTAGCGGCGAACCCATTCCCATGCTTTCGGTGGAGCATTTGATCACCGCCATCGCCTCCAGTCCGGGACTCGATGAGCGGGTCGTGATCCGCCGGCCGCTGCCGGTGCTGGTCGTGGACGATTCCCTCACCAGCCGCATGCTCCAGCAGTCGATTCTGGAGGCCGCCGGCTACCGGGTGGAGACGGCCTCTTCCCCGGCCCAGGGTCTGCTGCGCATGGCCAAGCGCCCCTTTGGGCTGTTGTTGGTGGACGTCGAGATGCCGGGAATGGACGGATTTACCTTCGTGACCCGGACCCGTGCCCACGAGGATCCGGTGCCCGCCATCCTGATCAGCTCCCGCAACAGCCCGGAGGATCGTCGCCGGGGGCTGGAGGCTGGTGCCAGCCACTACGTGGTCAAGGGTGAATTCGATCAGGAGCAGTTCTTGAAGTTGGTCGAGGAGTTGATCCTATGTCGCTGAAGCCGGTACGGGTGCTGGTGGTGGACGACTCGCTGACGGTGCGGGGAAAGATCGTCGAGAGCCTCGAGGGCAGCCCGGGCTTTTCCGTGGTGGGAGAGGCGGCGGATGGCCGCATGGCCTTTGACCTCTGCCAGCGCCTGCGCCCCGACGTCGTCACTCTGGACATGGTGATGGACGGTGTCGGCGGTCTCGAAGCCACTCGCCGGATCATGGCCAACTGTCCGACCCCCATCCTGATCATCTCGGCCTCGGCGGAGCGCGGGGAGCTGATCAAGACCCTAGACGCCCTGGCCGCAGGGGCGGTGGATGTGCTCGACAAACCGCGTCCGGGAGAGTCGGCGGAGGAGTGGGAAGAGACCTTCCGCCGGCGCCTGCGGCGGGTAGCCCGAGTGCGGGTGATCACCCATCTGGAGGGCCGGCGCCGCAAGCAGACGGCGGAGTGGCCAGACCAAGAGCCCACTCCCATTCCCTCCCGCGGCATCCGCATCGTCGCCCTGGGGGCTTCCACCGGCGGGCCCCGGGCGTTGCGCCAGATTCTTTCCGGAGTCACCGACCTGCCTTGTGTGGTCCTGGTGGTGCTGCATCTGGGAGAGCCCTTCAGCTTGGCGCTGGCGAGCTGGTTGCAGGGATTGGTGCCGATGCCGGTCTCCGAGGTTCAGGGAGGCGAACGGCTGGACGGGCTCGATGGGAAGATTCTCTTCGCGCCGCCGGATCACCACGTGACGGTGGAGAATGGCCGTCTGCGCCTGTCCCGGGCCCCGGAGCGCCATGGCCTGCGGCCGTCGGTGGACGTGCTCTTCGAATCCTTGGCCCGGCACCAGGATCCGTCGCGGGTTGCCGCCGGATTGCTCACCGGCATGGGACGGGACGGCGCCGCCGGCCTCGCCGCGCTCCGCCGGGCCGGCGCCACGACGTTCGTGCAAGACCGGGAGACCTGTACGGTCTTCGGTATGCCTTCGGCGGCACTGGATTTGGGCGCCGCCGAATTCACCCTGGGACTAGCGGAGATCGCTGCATTCCTGACGGAGGTTTGCCACGATGACTGAAACCCAAGAGACTCCCTCGCCCTGTGCCCTCGTGGTTCACCCCAGCCTGACGGTGCGCAAGGACATCGCTGATTGCCTGAAGGCGGAGAATCTGGAGATCGCCGAAGCGGACTCGATGGAGGCGGTGGAGCTGATCGCCGGGGAGGGCTTCGTCTCCATGGTGATCACCTCCTTCGAGGCCGTTGACGGCGGGCTCGATGAGCTGATGCGACTGTTCCGCAACGGCGATGATCTGCTCGAAACCCCATTCATCGTCCTGTGCGACGAAGGGGATCTGCTGCGCGTCCCGGACCAGGAGTCGATCTACACCCTGGAGCTCCCCTACGACCGCGACGAGCTGGTGGCTCTGGCGGTGCAGATCGCGCCGGTGGCCCCCGCCGGCGGTACGGTGTGCGACGATTCCGCCGTTCGGGTGCTGGCGGTGGAGGATAGTCGCACCTACCTCGGGATGCTGACGGAAGCTCTGGAGGCGGAAGGGGTGGAGGTGCTCACCGCCACCACCGGCGAGGCTGCCCTCAAGCTTCTCACTCAGGAATCCGTCCACTGCATCCTCCTCGACCTCACGCTGCCGGGGATTTCCGGGCAGGAGCTCTGTCGGCGCCTGCGGCACAATCCGCGCTACCAGCGCACGCCCATCATCATGCTCACCGCCTCCGAGGGCTCGGAGACGATGCTCGCGGGCCTGCGCGCCGGTGCCGACGACTTCATCGCCAAGTCGGCGGATCTGGAGGTCGTGCGGGCTCGGCTGCGGGTTCAGCTGCGCCGCCAGCGCCTCGAAGACGAGGCCCGTCAGGCGAAGGAGAAGGCCTTCTACCTGGAGCAGCGGCGCAAGGTCGACGCGATCCTGGCGCGCCACGGAGAGCGCCTGCGGCTGGCCATGGACGCCGCGCAGCTCGGTGGTTGGGAGTGGGACGATGAGCGCCGCCGGATCTCCTACTCCGGCGCTTTTCACCAGCTCTTCGGGCTCGAACGGGGCAGCGAAGAGGTCTCTTTGCGGCCGGTCATGCGAGCCATCCGGCGCGAGCATCGCCACCGCTTGCGCGCGTTCCTGGAGGCTCTGGAGTCCGGTGAGGAGGCGGAGGCGGAGCTTCAGCTGACCCCCGGCGCCGGCGAGCGTTGGTTGCAGACCCGGGGTCGCACCAATCCCGGCACGGACGGTGAGATACGGCTCTTCGGGGTGGTGGCGGACGTCTCCGTCCGCAAGCGCCGGGAGGAGGAGCAGCGGGTGCTGGCGGAGCTCCAGAGTCACCTCATGGCCATCGTCGGCCACGATCTGCGCAGTCCGCTGTCGGCCATCGTCACGGCCCACTCGGTGCTCGAGGCAATGCTGGGCGAGACTGAGCGCGAAGGCAAGATGCTCGATATCATCAAGAGCAGCACGGATCGCGCGGTGCGAATGATCGAAACCCTCTTGGATTACTCCAAGGCGCGATTCGGCGGAGGTATTCCTATTTCTTTACGTTCTTCTAGTTTCCATGAGCCCATCGCCCAGGTCCATCATGAGATGCAGGTCGCCCACCCGGATCGGGAGCTGGTCTTCCGGCAAGCGGGAGATGGCACCGGGGAGATCGACCCGGACCGCATTGCCCAGGTCGCTTCCAATCTGCTGGCCAACGCTCTGGCCCACGGCGACCCGCAGCACCCGGTGGAGGTGGACAGCGAGGTCACCGACCGCTGGCTGATCCTGCGCGTCCACAACCGTGGCGAGGTGATTCCCGACGATGCCTTGCCGACCCTCTTCGAGCCCTTCCATCGGGGCTGCGGCCCCGGTGGCTCCAAGACGGGGGGCTCCAAGACTGGGGGCTCCAGCGGTGGTCTCGGTCTGGGGCTGTACATCGTCCGGGCCATCGTCGAGGGGCACGGCGGTGCCGTCAGCGTCACGTCTCAGCCCGGCGGCGGAACTGTCTTCGAAGTCCGTCTGCCGCGGTTCGGGGGCGGTTCGAGCACCGAAACGAGCCGACCTCAAAGCGATGAGACTGCGACGGTTCTCCAGTGAGGAAGCCCACCACCGTCGAGCTGACCGAAGATTGCCGAGTTCTCTGCATTGAGGACGACCCAGCCCAGCTGGAGACTTTGGCGGAGCTGCTCCGCCTGTGGGGCGCGACGGTGGATGAAGCCTCCGATCTCGCCGGCGCCCGCACGCTGCTGGAGCTACGCCCCTACGACCTCATCCTGGCGGATTACAACCTGCCCGACGGCACCGCCGCCGAGCTGTTGGAGAATCCGGAGTGGGATCGCAAGATAGTGGTGGTGAGCGCCGCTGCCCCTACCCCCCAACGGCCCCGGGGTGGGCTGGTGGTGCAAAAGCCCCTGACGCGGGCGAAGCTCCAACGCATCCTCGCTGCCAGCGCCTGCTCCGCCAATTGAGCCGGTTCGCCGCCGGCAGACTCTACAAGCCTGCCGCGTAGCTTTTTCCTTCCCGTCCCCTCCGCAGCCTTCCAAGAGGCCTCCCGGCATCCTGTGGGGAGGTTCGTAAAGTCCTGATTACAGGGGCCTTGCGCGGTTCCTGGCCGCTCTTCTCGAGCTCTGGCATGCAACCTGCTCCTTATTCATGGCAGGAGCGCTCCTGGCGCTCTTCGGCGGCGGCCGGCGCCGTCGAAACAACGCTTTCGCTGCCGGCCATCGCCCGCAGATTTCCCCAAGGAGGTACAGAACTTATGAAGATTCCAATCAAGCTGTCGATGCTGGCTCTCAGCGCTTTGCTCATCCTGCCCCTGGCCGCCTGCCAGGTGACCCAGACCGAGGAGGGCGAGATGCCCGAGGTCGAGGTCGAAGAGGGCAAGCTGCCGGAATATGACGTAGACGGTCCGGACATCGATGTCGGGACCCAAGAGAAAGAAGTGACCGTGCCCGACGTGGACGTCAGCGTGGAGGGCGAGAAGAAGAAGGTCACCGTGCCGGACATCGACGTGACCACTCCGGACGATCCGGATTACCAAGACGATGACAACCCGGAGCTGGACGACGACGGCCAGGCTCCGAACGCGCAATAAGTCTTTCTTCGGAATCGGCACCGATGCCGGTTTCGCCCCCCCATTGCCATTTGATGACCCTTAGGAGTTCCAAACCATGAGAAAGCATTTTTTCCTCGCCCTCGCCCTCGCTCTACTCACCTCCTTCGCCGTGGCGTGCAGCAGCACCCAGCCGCCGGCGGAGCAGGTCGATGACGCCGTCATCAGCTCCAAAGTGAAGAGCAAGATCACCGCTGATCCCGAGCTGAATCCCTTCGAGATCGACGTCGACACCGACGAAGGCGTGGTGCGCCTGAGCGGCGTCGTGGAATCCGACGCGGACCGCATGGAAGCCGAGAAGCTGGCCCGCAGCACCGAGGGCGTGATGGACGTGACCAACGACATCACCCTCGGCAAGAAGACCGCCGGTCAGGCTCTGAGCGATGCGGAAATCACCGCCAAAGTCAAGTCCAAGCTGGCCGCCGATCCGGAGGTCAATCCCTTCAACATCGACGTCGACACCAGCGAGGGTGTGGTCACCCTCACCGGTCGTGTGACCAAGGAAGCCGCCCGCGATGAAGCCGGCAAGCTGGCCGCCCGCACCAAGGGCGTCCGCAGCGTGCAGAACCGCATCAAGGTCGGCGACAAGCAGTCGTAAGCCAACTGACGCAGCGAAGGGCCGGGGGGCTCCCCCTCCCCCCGGCCCTTCGTCGTGCGCATTCTCATGCTTTTACCTACCTGGCTGGTCGTCACCCTCGGTGGCGGCACTCTCCTCGCCCTCGTTCTGGGCCTGCTCCTCTGGTCCGGACGCTCCCAACGCTAC
This window of the Acidobacteriota bacterium genome carries:
- a CDS encoding chemotaxis protein CheB gives rise to the protein MSLKPVRVLVVDDSLTVRGKIVESLEGSPGFSVVGEAADGRMAFDLCQRLRPDVVTLDMVMDGVGGLEATRRIMANCPTPILIISASAERGELIKTLDALAAGAVDVLDKPRPGESAEEWEETFRRRLRRVARVRVITHLEGRRRKQTAEWPDQEPTPIPSRGIRIVALGASTGGPRALRQILSGVTDLPCVVLVVLHLGEPFSLALASWLQGLVPMPVSEVQGGERLDGLDGKILFAPPDHHVTVENGRLRLSRAPERHGLRPSVDVLFESLARHQDPSRVAAGLLTGMGRDGAAGLAALRRAGATTFVQDRETCTVFGMPSAALDLGAAEFTLGLAEIAAFLTEVCHDD
- a CDS encoding response regulator, whose translation is MAQDPYRYFRIEAAELHERLSQGLLDLEDDPQPEPVAGLLRTAHTLKGAARVVSLDDAARLAHALEDQLAAWRDARAASDSTNPSKISLQPLFRTVDEIGAELQRVLAPAEGASGASAGGSGASVAPGSASDPRPGEADGPGADAGGAAPGVGEDSAPSVAAPAPAPVASSPLDLLGLEDLMHRTLAITGRVARSQRALEDLRRHSAPGAEEDPVAVVADELEAVVASLGEIRDGVEELSLVAAAELLNSLRRAARDIAQAQGKQITVRLVGREARFDAELASALRDILIHAVTNAVTHGVTTEDRGHLTLSCQREGGLVVFRVIDDGPGINAAALLSSARSQGALAADEGDDWELEEIAQLAFQPGVTTASGVDHLAGRGIGLDALRQRVEGLQGEVRLLPGDPAGSVLEIRTPFSSYAVPALYARACGRRFALPLHAVAEVRPLPLRAATGDELLVDDVPIPLGAPRRALHLDVPTGEYRVAVVLRHGMRQAALGVDRVEEVEELAVLPLPPWTAPAPAVAGIGRGRSGEPIPMLSVEHLITAIASSPGLDERVVIRRPLPVLVVDDSLTSRMLQQSILEAAGYRVETASSPAQGLLRMAKRPFGLLLVDVEMPGMDGFTFVTRTRAHEDPVPAILISSRNSPEDRRRGLEAGASHYVVKGEFDQEQFLKLVEELILCR
- a CDS encoding response regulator; this translates as MRKPTTVELTEDCRVLCIEDDPAQLETLAELLRLWGATVDEASDLAGARTLLELRPYDLILADYNLPDGTAAELLENPEWDRKIVVVSAAAPTPQRPRGGLVVQKPLTRAKLQRILAASACSAN
- a CDS encoding response regulator; amino-acid sequence: MTETQETPSPCALVVHPSLTVRKDIADCLKAENLEIAEADSMEAVELIAGEGFVSMVITSFEAVDGGLDELMRLFRNGDDLLETPFIVLCDEGDLLRVPDQESIYTLELPYDRDELVALAVQIAPVAPAGGTVCDDSAVRVLAVEDSRTYLGMLTEALEAEGVEVLTATTGEAALKLLTQESVHCILLDLTLPGISGQELCRRLRHNPRYQRTPIIMLTASEGSETMLAGLRAGADDFIAKSADLEVVRARLRVQLRRQRLEDEARQAKEKAFYLEQRRKVDAILARHGERLRLAMDAAQLGGWEWDDERRRISYSGAFHQLFGLERGSEEVSLRPVMRAIRREHRHRLRAFLEALESGEEAEAELQLTPGAGERWLQTRGRTNPGTDGEIRLFGVVADVSVRKRREEEQRVLAELQSHLMAIVGHDLRSPLSAIVTAHSVLEAMLGETEREGKMLDIIKSSTDRAVRMIETLLDYSKARFGGGIPISLRSSSFHEPIAQVHHEMQVAHPDRELVFRQAGDGTGEIDPDRIAQVASNLLANALAHGDPQHPVEVDSEVTDRWLILRVHNRGEVIPDDALPTLFEPFHRGCGPGGSKTGGSKTGGSSGGLGLGLYIVRAIVEGHGGAVSVTSQPGGGTVFEVRLPRFGGGSSTETSRPQSDETATVLQ
- a CDS encoding methyl-accepting chemotaxis protein, with the translated sequence MFHWSFGQRLGAGFLACVVLLGVVAVVGIKSTDIIASAEQEVVRHYRALLEIEQLRGRVHEESAAFRAYVITGEDRFLNRLHQARLALDLDEDEIGELMLGEEHELLGQILDANRLWIDTVENIVSETEGLSERALEARFDTEARPQFESLMKLIDSFVSNKKTAIKGQVENTDQRTRSARSLLIALATLATIIAMGISLALSRRLNNELDNAVSRIQSSVVELDVASGQQAQSAREQATATVQVTSTLRELVAASKQISENAAQVASLSQEAARSADQGVDAVSGMDTGMTTIRNQVDAVVEHMLELGKQSQRAGGILDIINELSEQTNILAINATIEAVGAGEAGKRFTVVADEIRRLADRVGESSREIRQLIDDMRAAANTTVMVTEEGSKAVDEGSRSVSRITDLWRKIADGVSNTAEAAREIELSTQQQTTAVEQVNAALLEVSQGAREGEVTAEQARSMSRELAELAESLARLVGKENRTSES
- a CDS encoding BON domain-containing protein; this encodes MRKHFFLALALALLTSFAVACSSTQPPAEQVDDAVISSKVKSKITADPELNPFEIDVDTDEGVVRLSGVVESDADRMEAEKLARSTEGVMDVTNDITLGKKTAGQALSDAEITAKVKSKLAADPEVNPFNIDVDTSEGVVTLTGRVTKEAARDEAGKLAARTKGVRSVQNRIKVGDKQS
- a CDS encoding chemotaxis protein CheW, coding for MSGPAADAREEPVAVERLRREFDDAFAEPWEDARRPQIRYLGVRCGQRWLAIDVSQLLTFHSRGEVVPLPTSLPQLLGLSSVEGKLYPCYSLAELLSLEARRAHWLLLCREAPVALAVEEVVGLFLVDAESEADLDEAAADSSPDSPRRRKPAKEARGGSPITGRIQYEGQEFSVLSISAVLEDLRELIGEERT
- a CDS encoding CheR family methyltransferase, producing MIAPVLASDLERFRRYVGRRLGLLLEGPLAESLERVLYRRLTSLGMANANDYLVRLEEGVLGSNEERELATLLTVGETHFFRNREQFSAFTERVIPELLESRPRSQSLRILSAGCASGEEPYSLAMVMAHYWPALLERVEITGLDLDGRALDHAQEGSYSRWSLRSTPEEMQHAYFRQRGDRFILSPRIRSMVRLEQRNLAHEDGNFFGRSRFDVIFCRNVIIYFRFSLTRDLIQRFSRSLEPDGFLFLGHTETLRGISQDFQVEHTHGTFYYRRQPAETSQAEADGKDSTVARGFRGDTVASGAVSSSAPPRRRLAGVDGPGNETAAVAEEPGEGLNGRDRRARVLELMNLERFDQALELAEELARQHPEDVDSWTLLAVLLTNRGDVARARLACREIQQLDGLHAGARYLLALCAELEGDLREARRQDETALHLDQDFTMAHLHLGRLAMRRGDSEQAQEHLEKAERLLAGTESAQLLLYGGGFRREALVELCRAQLATLEETGLEEDA